A section of the Pseudomonas sp. FP453 genome encodes:
- the hpaH gene encoding 2-oxo-hept-4-ene-1,7-dioate hydratase: MLDAQQILAAAAQLDRAERSRAQVRQFSLDYPDMTVEDAYAIQRAWVAQKIKDGRTLKGHKIGLTSRAMQVSSNISEPDYGALLDDMFFDEGSDIPFARFIVPRVEVELAFVLGKPLKGPNCTVFDVLDATEWVIPALEIIDARIQQIDPQTQATRKVFDTISDNAANAGVVLGGRAVRPTEIDLRKVPAVLYRNGVIEESGVSAAVLNHPAKGVAWLANKLAPYDVTLLAGQIILGGSFTRPVAAHPGDTFHVDYDMLGSIACRFV, from the coding sequence ATGCTTGACGCCCAGCAAATCCTCGCCGCTGCCGCCCAACTGGACCGCGCCGAACGCAGCCGCGCACAGGTGCGCCAGTTTTCCCTCGACTACCCGGACATGACCGTTGAAGACGCCTACGCCATCCAGCGCGCCTGGGTCGCGCAGAAGATCAAGGACGGACGCACGCTGAAGGGCCACAAGATCGGCCTGACGTCGCGGGCCATGCAGGTCTCGTCGAACATCAGCGAACCCGACTACGGTGCGCTGCTCGATGACATGTTTTTCGACGAGGGCAGCGATATTCCCTTCGCCCGCTTCATCGTGCCACGGGTGGAAGTGGAGCTGGCGTTTGTCCTCGGCAAACCCCTCAAGGGCCCGAACTGCACGGTATTCGATGTACTCGACGCAACCGAATGGGTGATCCCGGCGCTGGAGATCATCGACGCGCGCATCCAGCAGATCGACCCGCAGACCCAGGCCACGCGCAAGGTCTTCGACACTATCTCCGACAACGCCGCCAACGCCGGTGTGGTGCTCGGCGGCCGTGCCGTACGGCCCACCGAGATCGATCTGCGCAAAGTGCCTGCAGTGCTCTACCGCAACGGTGTGATCGAAGAATCCGGAGTGTCCGCCGCCGTGCTCAACCACCCGGCCAAGGGCGTGGCCTGGCTGGCGAACAAACTGGCGCCCTATGACGTGACCTTGCTGGCGGGACAAATCATTCTCGGTGGCTCGTTTACCCGCCCTGTGGCGGCCCATCCCGGTGACACCTTCCATGTCGATTACGACATGCTGGGATCGATTGCCTGCCGCTTCGTCTGA
- the hpaI gene encoding 4-hydroxy-2-oxoheptanedioate aldolase yields MDLPVNRFKQRLHQGDVQIGLWLGLADAYCAELAANAGFDWLLIDGEHAPNHLHGMLGQLQAVAPYPSQALIRPVIGDSARIKQLLDIGAQTLLVPMVESAAQARELVRAMRYPPHGIRGVGSALARASRWNSIAGYLDQADEQMCLLVQIENLPGLANLGEIAAVEGVDGVFIGPADLSASMGHRGNPGHPDVQAAIEDAIGRIVQSGKAAGILSADERLARRYIELGATFVAVGVDTTVLMRGLQALAGTFKGIPTPVNAGGVY; encoded by the coding sequence ATGGACCTGCCCGTCAACCGCTTCAAACAACGCCTGCACCAAGGCGACGTGCAAATCGGCCTGTGGCTCGGCCTCGCCGACGCCTACTGCGCCGAACTGGCCGCCAATGCCGGCTTCGACTGGCTGTTGATCGACGGCGAACACGCCCCCAACCACCTGCACGGCATGCTCGGCCAGTTGCAGGCGGTGGCGCCCTACCCCAGCCAGGCGCTGATTCGCCCGGTGATCGGCGACAGTGCGCGGATCAAGCAACTGCTCGACATCGGCGCCCAGACGCTGCTGGTGCCCATGGTCGAAAGCGCCGCCCAGGCCCGCGAACTGGTGCGCGCCATGCGCTACCCACCCCACGGCATTCGCGGGGTGGGCAGCGCCCTGGCGCGAGCGTCACGCTGGAACAGCATCGCGGGTTATCTCGATCAAGCGGATGAGCAGATGTGCCTGTTGGTGCAGATCGAGAACCTTCCAGGCCTGGCGAACCTGGGTGAGATTGCCGCCGTGGAGGGTGTGGACGGGGTGTTCATTGGGCCCGCAGATCTGAGCGCGTCGATGGGGCACCGGGGTAACCCGGGGCATCCGGATGTGCAGGCGGCGATTGAAGACGCCATCGGGCGCATCGTGCAATCGGGCAAGGCGGCGGGCATTCTCAGTGCGGATGAGCGCCTGGCGCGGCGCTATATCGAATTGGGTGCGACGTTTGTGGCGGTGGGCGTAGACACCACGGTGTTGATGCGCGGGCTGCAGGCACTGGCGGGGACATTCAAAGGCATTCCCACGCCAGTCAATGCCGGCGGCGTCTACTGA
- the hpaR gene encoding homoprotocatechuate degradation operon regulator HpaR — protein MLKPRQSLTLTLLQAREAAMSFFRPSLNEHGLTEQQWRIIRILEQHGELEIYQLAELACILKPSMTGVLVRMESAGMVHRRKAEQDQRRVLVTLADKGRASFESMRHCMEANYQRLQDQFGEEKLQTLLGLLDDLKNINLKR, from the coding sequence ATGCTCAAACCTCGCCAATCCTTGACCTTGACCCTGTTGCAAGCCCGCGAAGCGGCCATGAGTTTCTTTCGCCCGTCCTTGAATGAACACGGCCTGACCGAACAGCAATGGCGGATCATCCGCATCCTTGAACAGCACGGTGAGCTGGAGATTTACCAGTTGGCGGAACTGGCCTGCATCCTCAAGCCGAGCATGACCGGCGTGCTGGTGCGCATGGAAAGCGCCGGCATGGTGCACCGGCGCAAGGCCGAGCAAGACCAGCGGCGGGTGCTGGTGACGCTGGCCGACAAGGGCAGGGCGAGTTTCGAGTCCATGCGCCATTGCATGGAGGCCAACTACCAGCGTTTGCAGGATCAGTTCGGCGAAGAGAAGTTGCAGACCCTGCTGGGCTTGCTGGATGACTTGAAGAACATCAACCTCAAGCGCTGA